The genome window CAAGCCCGGTGCCACGCAAGAAGAGATTATCGCCGCCGCGAAGGCAGCCAACGCACATGACTTCATCCTGCGCTTCCCTGACGGTTACGACACTCAGGTAGGCGAGCGCGGACAGCGGCTATCGGGTGGCGAGAGACAGCGTATCTCCATCGCGCGCGCTATCCTGCACGATCCGCGCATCCTGATTCTGGACGAAGCCACCTCGCAGGTGGATACCGAAACCGAACGCCAGATTCAGGAAGCCATCGCCCGACTGGTGCAGAACCGCACAACGGTCGCCATCGCACACCGCCTGTCCACCTTGCGCAACGCCCACCGGCTGGTGGTGCTGGAGCAAGGGCAGATGGTGGAGGTGGGCACACACGACGAGCTGATGGCGAAAGAGGGTGTGTACCACCGCCTGGTGACCCTGCAGAGCGAGATTAACAAGATACGCGCGGTGTAGCAGTCTATCCCGCACGATTCTCGCCGTCCACAAGGGGATGGCGCCCCCAAAGAACGCAGAAGCTCGGCAGCAGCCTCACCATCCTGATAGGGATGACAGAAAGGGTTTGGGGAGGCTACTCGCGGCGATGAGCCGTGCCTCCCAGTACATGTCCGCTTACACCGACACCGTACCGAGCTTGAGCTTTGCCCGACGCGGCGGATTGGCCAGGATCGCCGCTACTGCGATAGACAACATCTTGGACTCTGCCGAGTCGGCACGACTGGTCAGCACCACCGGCGCGGATGCCCCAACCAGAATGCCAGCGACCCGTCCACTGCTGGCGTGCGCGAACATCTTCACCAGCGCGTTACCTGCCTCGATATCGGGAACCAGCACGATGTCCGCATTGCCCGCCACCGGGCTGTTCAGCTTCTTCAGGCGTGCCGCCTCCTCCGAGAGAATGTTGTCCATCTGGAAGGGACCGTCCACGATACAGTCCTTAATCTGCCCTCGTTCCGCCATCTTGGAGAGGATAGCGGCGTCAATGGTAGAGGGCACATCGGGGTTAACGGTTTCCACCGCCGCCAGCACCGCCACTTTCGGTCTGCGAACGCCCAGTCCCTGCGCCACGTACACCGCGTTACAGATAATCTGCGCCTTCTGCATCAGGTCGGGCTTGATGTTCATCGCACCGTCGGTGACCAGCAGCAGACGCTCTCTCAGCTCCAGAATGAACACGTGGCTCATGATGCGCCCTGTACGCAAGCC of Armatimonadota bacterium contains these proteins:
- the ptb2 gene encoding phosphate butyryltransferase — its product is MGYINFDQILEDAARLKRNRVAVACAHEQSIMEAMRLAQNANLAQPLLIGDAERIYAIAHDLEYAITPDMVLDEPDDTAAARRAVQMVREGECDVLMKGQIHTADLLRAILDREAGLRTGRIMSHVFILELRERLLLVTDGAMNIKPDLMQKAQIICNAVYVAQGLGVRRPKVAVLAAVETVNPDVPSTIDAAILSKMAERGQIKDCIVDGPFQMDNILSEEAARLKKLNSPVAGNADIVLVPDIEAGNALVKMFAHASSGRVAGILVGASAPVVLTSRADSAESKMLSIAVAAILANPPRRAKLKLGTVSV